The window ccacttctggttcttaccattttttatctacacaccgaataaggtgaattaagatccttaatcacgatagataataaaatcatccttatcactctgaaacgtttatatgctaatTCTAATActgtaatcatacgcttagaatcctaaacacataaggtctccagatccggttggcaacaaactgtagatctgaacaaataatatcatatatggcaaacatataacatttagcacataaaagcattttaggcatctttcctaaaataaactagtgctcgtgtctaaaatatgacagacactcatctcacaatcttcacttagcattctaagtttaagtctagaaatcctacaaattcctaattcgcttaaactaatgctctgataccaaatgttacatccccaaaatcacggccagaaaagaccgatttcatttatgcttttaaaataatttaagagtaaatccattgataagagttgcggaatttgtccccaaaacattacatgataaaataagatttatcaaagcatttcttaaagaaaggtattttcattatatatcaaaactcgggatgtcatgttccgatacagacacaaaagcataaaaaaataaaacatagaccttacataGTTATATACAACTGCTGGTCTATAAATaaaaaacatcttcacaagttctccaacttatgctctcgcgccactacctgtaatacaaagaaactgagtgggtcaagcttgggagcctggtgagcatatagggttttaaacccacaataaataattatatttaatttcaccaaccaacaataacccgattacccattatcgttatcctcactttacgtccctctgacaacaactattacaagggacctaaactaggattttcatcgggacgaacactactgcaaaggggtttcctcagcaatgaaTGTCGTAAGGCAACAatgagggggatagaatacagaaaatgaacacccaagttcactacacctataggttatgagcctgTCAACattccactgaactgtctagaaaagtttgtggtcgtcatccatattctgctggacaattagatcacaatcacatcgaggcctctcatcatttttatttcatcacacatctctatatacccatgttctacccaacatattttagATAAAATATCCTTGTTTATATACAgcttaaaacatgtataacatattcattcaatactcatgccacataacaaataatatataatcacttagcatgtatttcatagagtataattcatatatgtgtattatcagaaagcaactacacacttactcatatcatatatctaatacattcatcaatacttgtattaaaatcgtgtatgtgaaagggactatgcactcacctgataagatgattatcggacagcactacggctctaaaaGCAATAACTCTTTGATGAAtctgggatatcttcacacaccgagcttctcgcgggcagagcttcggctcggaaactcttttcttctcgggatctttggagcttcgggacttgctttgggtgttgggatgatatcggggctttggggatataacttgcacgtaaatcgaggtaataagGGCGAGAGAGAAGAATTTGAGCAACTAAACTCGGTTGGCCttgctttctatttataggggctgaaaaaCTATGCTCATGTCATGAGCCACaactgctcacgtcgtgagctcgaatatgtcactgcgttcgtcatggccacttgccctggaagacacccatcacctgctcacgtcgtgagctctggCACAGGTGGAAATTTgtgcccgaacttcagaaattcatatctttcgcatacaagctccgttttcgacgttctttatatccacgcgtaggtgagattatgttctacaactctcatttagacttcgtcggctaattttgactttaacttttattatattatttttagtaggccgggataggaaaactctgttagaaattcataactccttcatccgatgtccgttttcgtctttctttttaccgttgcattactatcaacgagatctttgattctcatttagattgtttcggctagaaatcacttgatCTCATATTAGAACATTggactgcatactgctaagtcgaaacttcgaaaaatcataacttcctcatacgaagtcagatttatacgttcttcttatgcacgctctcggtttaacgtattttatgactttcgtttagatcactaaggctaaatatcgctctatcgtaaacttACTATTTACATCATgcagtgtcgtaccggttctgtagcgaaacttcgacaggtcataacttcttcgttataactcggattttggcattctttatatatatggaacccttgtcacgaccactacaacttccttcatagatattaggcttatctaatattttattattatgcttattttttattcttaactcatttaagccacacaattaagcctaaaacacataatactcaaataatacatttctattatttcaaaatgggttacaaaggttaacctagactattacatcaatattaatgTCTAGTCTAGAAACACGGGTATTACAATATTCTTTCTTGTACTTGTTCGGTAAGGTGCCCAACTTTTTCCTCTTTGACATGGTGGTTGAGTAGGTGACCGGTTGGGCGTCTTCTTTCTTGGGATACGTATCCTTTAAAGGGTCCGACAGATTTATCGTTTCCGGCTCTTGTGGTTGTTCTACCACTggagttagtttctcaatggtagtgGGTGGCTCAACCTCTGTTTTGTTAACCCTTATTACTTCCTTTACAGTTTCATTGACAACATTCTCAATTTCTTCCACCTTTTTAACAGCCTCTTCCACTCTTCCTTCTTCTTTCTATTCTTCATATAACACTCTTGGGCCATCAAAAAAAttctcatctttcaaaggaatggAACATGCGCTATGAGATGGGCTATCTTCGGATGGTAGTTTGTCTTGAGTTTCCATTATACTAATTAATTGAGCAagttgtgttatttgttgctctaagaTTTTGAGGCCATCCTAGCAATAAAACTTTGCAATCTTTAATTTCCAATAATTCCATTTCGTGTAATAAGCCAAATTTTGGTAGTATTTGTCATTCATGTCAACTTGGAAAACATGTTAAATTTTTGTTTGATTCATCTACGTCTAATGTTTCCAATATTTTTAATATTGTTCATCGGATGTATGGACCTCACCGATGTTAAGTATTAGTGGTTTACGATACTATGTTATATTCCTTGACCACTATTCTCATTATCTTTGGGTATTTCCTCTAAAACAAAAATCTAAGCTGTTTACAAAATTCCTATTTTTCTCCAATTACATCAAAAACCAATTTGGTAAAACCATAAAGCCTCTCTAGTGTGACAATGGGGGTGaatacaacaatcaacaatttcATAACCATTTTGCAACTAATGGCATTCAATTTCGATTCTCATGCCCCGTGCATCTCAAGAAAATGGAAAATCTGAACGATTGTTATGAACAATAAATAACTCGATTTGTTCCTTCTCTGCCAAGCCCACATGCCTCCCACATATTGGGTGGAATCCCTTCACAAGGATACACACTTACTCAACATAATCCTATCCACCACAATTCAAAATGACACACTTCATTTTCGCCTATTCCAAACACATCCTACATATATCCACCTTCATGTTTTTGGCTCCCTATGCTTCCCCAACCTCACCACTCCCCATAAACTTGCCCAACGCACCTCCCCATGTATTTTCTTGGGTTATCCAACCAATCATCATGGTTACCAATGTCTTGATCTATCATCACGCAAAATTATCATCTCCCGACATGTTATCTTTGATGAAACCATCTTTCCATTCAAATCTGTCAAACCCAATGAAGCTCCCTCATATGATTTTCTTGATGTTACCTCTACACCATCACCTATATTCACCACTACATCCCACTTCTCTACTCAGACAAATCCAAGCGCTTAACCCCATACTTTACCCCTATCATCGGCTTCACCATCTTCCTCAGACCAAACCACTCCCTCCCCGTCTCATGAAACCTCGAATCCTCCATCCTCTCCACCCATATCTTCTCACACGACTCAATCTGACCCCCCCTCCCCCTATTCTACCTCATGTTCATCATCACATGATAACTCGTGCAAAACACGGTATTGTCAAACCTATTCAACGCCCCAACCTTCATACCACTTCCATTTCTCCCACTCATCGGTCACATTTGCAGGCGATACAAGACCCTAATTGGCGAAAAGCCATGAATGATGAACGTAATGCTCTTATGACTAACGATGCATGGCAACTTGTATCACGGCCTTAATGGGTAAATATTATCAGGTCGATGTGGCTATTTCGTCACAAATTTCATGCAAATGGTACTCTTTCTCGCTACAAAGCAAGACTTGTAGCCAATGGTTGCAGTCAGCAGCCAAGAGTTGATTGTGATGAGACTTTTAGCCCTGTTGTCAAACCGTCAATGATTCATACTGTTCTCAGCCTTGCAAACTCTCACAAGTGCTTATTCACCAGCTTGATGTGAAAAATGCCTTCCTTCACGGCCACCTACATGAAACAGTATATATGCACCAGCCTCCAGGATTTTGCAGTCCACAATTTCCTGATCACGTATACCTACTTCAGAAGTCTCTTTATTGCCTAAAACAGGCCCTTAGGGCCTGGTGCCACCGTTTTGCTCAGCATGCCACTAGTATCGGCTTTCAATAAAGCTGCACAGATCCTTCTCTCTTTATTATGCAGACAGCAACAGCCACAACATACTTCCttctatatgtggatgatatcatcttaaTGGCATCCACCACCTCTCGACTACATCATCATCACTCAGCTCTGCCATGAGTTCTCTATGACTGATCTTGGCCCCTTAAATTACTTTCTTAGAGTTTTTATTGATCGATCTGACAAAGGCTTGTTCCTTTCTCAACAAAAATATGCCACGGATATCTTGGAACATGAAAATATGCTAAATTGTGATCCATGCCATACTCATGTTGAACCAATGCACAAACTGCAATCCACCGGCCCCGCAGTCTCCGACCCTACATTATACTACAGTCTTCTTGGTGCTCTTCAATATCTGATATTCACTAGACCTGACATTGTGTTTGTTGTACAACATATATGTCTATACATGCATGACCCCAGAGAGCAACACCTTCATGCTCTCAAGTGTATTTTATGCTATATTTGTGGTACTATTGATCACGACCTCCAAATTCACATGTCACCCTCTGCAAACTTAGTTGCATATTCAGACGtggattgggggggggggggggtctacTCGCAGATCTACATCAGGGTATTGTACATTTTTAGGAGACAaccttattttgtgatcctcCAAACGCCAAGGGGTTGTTTCTTGCTCTAGTGCAGAGGCCGAATATCGAGGGGTAGCAAACGCAGTTGCCGAAACCAGTTGGATCAAGAATCTTCCTTGTGAATTACGTTGCCCAACGAACGAAGCAACACTTGTATATTGCGACAACATCAGTGCCGTGTACATGTCTGCAAATCCAGTCAATCATCAACGAACCCAACACATAGAGATCGACATTCATTTTATTCGCGACCAAGTTGCTCGAGGTCAGATATGTGTTCTTCACGTTCCTTCTTCTGCTCAGTATGTCAACATCTTCACTAAAGGGCTCCTTATGTCTCTCTTCACAGATTTTTGCTCCAGTTTAAACGTTCGGGTGCTCAATCACATTCAAATTACGGGGGATGCTAGagtatgtatgtatttgtaacCGTTTGTAACCCATTCATGTATAGATTAGTCTAGGCCCACTCTAGATCCGTTTacattgtatatatattttgtattgTAATCAATTAAGGATCAAGGGAGTTATTTGATTCAGCAATATGTTTGGCTTTCTGGTTTGTGTGAGTCCTATCATAGAAATTTTAAATTGGTCTTGAGATAGTGGCAACAACTCCACGATATACTAAAATCAGTAAATATTGTCTAGCGTTAAACTCTTACATCTTATAAGAATTCTCTTTCATGCAAAATACAAACCCAAACTTGGACTTTTAACCATCCATTTCGGTTGGGAAACTAGCATTTGTGTAACAATTTGCACATAGCTTATAAGAACAAAAACATTTCTATGTGTGCTTTTATTTTCAAACCCAATTCCATGCAAAATATAAAGTTACAAACCCAAACTTGGACTTTTAACCATCGCTGTCGGTTTGGAAACTAGCATTTGTGTAACAATTTGCACATAGCTCCTCATCGACACCCCATACACTAAATTTATATCTGTTAATTAACATTGTTATAATAAAACTATTAGAAATTACTGGAAAAATGTAattataaattttcaaaaatgataaaataaatatgGAGGTGGAAACGTGATGGTTGTTGAGAAATTAATATAGAATTTGATTCAACCACTTAtctatttatttgtttgttaatTTACAACCATATTTTTCAGCTATTTATGTTTTACTTTTTCTTACAACTAAAGCAATACCCTTTTTTCGCAAAGACTATAtaacttaaataaaaatatatatatttattacttTATATTTTTCGTGAAGTCACAAATTATAATAtttacaaaaaaacaaatatgataaTATCACATCATGTATATAAAGTATCTCCCACTACTTCGTTCATCCTTAAAAAAGTTTTTACAAAATCAAGTAGACACTACTAGTACACTAGCCATGGCTGTGACCACCTTTTCCAGCGACTTCACGAGCTCAATTCAAGCAGCTTGGCTGTTTAAGGCCTTGATCCTTGACGCCCATAACCTTTACCCAAAGATCACACCTCTTGCTATTAAAAGCATCGACACAGTTGAAGGTGAAGGAGGCCCAGGAAGCATAAAGCAGATTAACTTTGAACAAGGTAGCTAGTTTCCATTTCTAATGTCCTTCATATGCAATTATGCATGCATGTATCTACATTTTCTTTATGATCATTTGATTGATAGAAGTGTTTGGTTTATATCTTGATCAATTGTAAATGTGAAATTTGTAGATTGAATGTTAACTAacactatttaattaattaatatattgcTTATTATGTATTTGGAACATACAAGTGTAAGATTCCATCTCAAGACATTTAGGTTATTATATACAACAACTTGATTAGAAGATTTATTAAATCTTAGTGAACCATGATCCTTAGGATTTATTCTACTAAATCGGAATAAAACCTAAGTAGAGGTGCACATGCAGACACTAGCGGACCTACAAACAGTGGTGGAcccacacaaaaaaaaattaataatgcttttaagaaaaaaattattttgaccccttaaaaataatatattttaaccatttaaatatattttaaccCTTAAAAATCTTAAAATTTTATATCTAccatcttcaaaaaaaaaaattggttccgCCCTTGCATACATGCAAACTAGGGCCAGGGCCATTGGGCTTTCTCGAACCGGACCAATCTAGGATCAGATTGGACTGAGTTATGATGTAATATGGTAATAAGATGAGATTGGGCCAAAAATATTTAAGCCGATAAGTGGTGAGTGGTGCTTGATGCTTCATTCGGGCTATTTTTTGCACTAGAgcatatgatttttataataattttatttgttattataaAATTTAGGTATTCTTTTTGTGAATTTATAATAACCGatgcatttttgtaattttataaCTCTAGTTGTTTCTTTTCTATAACGTCTTTCTAGTTTTTATAGATGTAATGTATTTCATGTGTTCTATAAATTTAGAATGGTTAAcacattataagtttaataaaatatataataactATTATTAATTTACTAATTTTAAAACCATTGAAAAATTTTATTGAGCAGATGGATTAATACTgttatagatataaaagtttattaaaaaaaagtgaATCAATAATGCTTATCAAAAACAAAAAGTTGGACCAAACGGATTAGGCCAAGATCGGACTAGATAAAGACCAAAAAATATATCAGGTTtagtttagggtttcttgatggACACGATCTACCATAATCTCTTATGTCCGTTCATTTATGTGCTAGAATAAAAAGAGATAGGATAATAAAGTTGAAGACACTTTTTCTTATATTATACTATTATATATGATATAATCAAAGGGAGTGAGTTTTTCTTTAAAACTCGTTAAAATTCACATATCATATTAACTTTATCCGAAATCAAAACCACTACTTATAAAGATTTGATTCACCTCAAGTTGATTTTTCTTTTTAATCGTAGATGGTCAAATGAAATATGTGAAGCATAGAATTGATGCATTGGATGAGGAAAAGATGTTGTATGCATACACATTGGTCGAAGGTGGTGAAGCATTGAAGGAGAAGATCCATTCGATTTCTTATGAGATGAAGTTTGAGCCGAATCCAAATGGAGGGTGCATTGGCAACAAAATAAGCAAGTATCATGtaaaagaaggatttgagatCAAAGAAGAGGAATTTCAAGAGGGGAGATTGAAGGATTTTGGTGTCTTTAAAGTTATTGAAGCTTTCCtcttggaaaaccctaatgcctatGTCTAAGTTGGTCATTTTGCatgattaaaatataaaatttcagtCTTTGGTATGAATAAAGTTGTATGCATTGGTATGAACATGCTGTGGCTTTCTCTATGACTTGTGAGCCAATTAAGATTTAGTAGCTTTTTTTGTAATAAATGAGATGAAATACAAATAAAATGCCTCGAATATTGAATCTTTTTGTCTCAAATCAAATGTCGAAATGGTGATACTTTAAATTATCCAAGATGCAATTGCTCTATGTGTATATAGATATTGTTTATATCCTATATGCAATTGCGCTATGCTCTTGATTTTTGTGTGTGTGAGAGATGGAGTGTATGGATTGACTTTCGATTTTCAGATCACAAGAACACACACATGTTGTAGGTTTATCTCCACATCTACTTTTTGAAAATCAGAGCATCAAAGAAATCGATTTGGAACGCACACACAATAACACATACAAGAAATTAagaacatgaacacatataagaTCTGAATCAAGAACTCAATCTGGAAATAaacttgtgtgtgttcaagagaGGGGGAGAGATGTGTTCTTGTTGCTTAAAAAGATATCAATGTCTAGAGATGAACAAGGTTGGCACAATAATCATGTTGGACGGAAAAGACGACCAGAGATGTCATCGGAGGTTCCAAGATGAAAAACTTTATTTTACTTGCAATACTCGATTATAATAACGTATTTTGAACATCATAAACAAGATCAGTGGTAAGACGTGTGTAAAAT of the Lactuca sativa cultivar Salinas chromosome 6, Lsat_Salinas_v11, whole genome shotgun sequence genome contains:
- the LOC111881953 gene encoding major allergen Pru ar 1, with the translated sequence MAVTTFSSDFTSSIQAAWLFKALILDAHNLYPKITPLAIKSIDTVEGEGGPGSIKQINFEQDGQMKYVKHRIDALDEEKMLYAYTLVEGGEALKEKIHSISYEMKFEPNPNGGCIGNKISKYHVKEGFEIKEEEFQEGRLKDFGVFKVIEAFLLENPNAYV